The region GATTTTTGGTTGAATTTTAATTGATTCGAAATCCCAATTCCTTTTTTTAGCAATTGCTAATATCCAATTCCAATTTTCGATCCATTTATTCCAAATAATTGTATTCATTAATGTTTTCTTGTAAAACTATAAAATATTTTATATCTAAAAAATAATTGCTTTTTTCTTTTTAGAAGTTATAACTCACTTATTCTTAAGTTTACACTGAACAAACAGAGAGGAAATATGTTGGTTTGGGATTTGGAATTTAAAATTTTTAGTTTTTTTACCCCCATGCAACCATTTCAAATCGACAATCGTCTATGCTAATAGAAGTCTGTTTCTAAAACCAAAACCAAAAGCTTATTAATGAAAATTATTTCGTTACATCAAGAAGAAACCAAAATTATAAAGTTGGCTGTCGAGAACAATCGTCAGGCACAGCAGCAGATTTATAGTAAGTTTTCTTCTAAAATGTTAAGTGTATGTCGTCAATATATAAAAGACATTCAATTGGCAGAAGATGTAATGATAACGGCTTTTATGAAAGTGTTTACGAATTTGAAAAATTTTGAACACAAAGGAAGTTTTGAAGGCTGGATCCGCCGAATTATGGTTAACGAATGTATCTCCTATTTAAGAGTTCAAAAGAAAGTAAAGTTTGCTGAAGATGAATTTTTTGTTGAAGAAAGCTTTAATGAAATTGACAGTCAGTTTACCGTAGAACAGATTCAGTATTTAATTGATGCCTTGCCGGATGGTTATAAAATGGTTTTCAATTTATACGCAATTGAAGGTTACAAACACAATGAAATTGCCAAGATGTTAGGAATTAATGAAGGAACATCGAAATCGCAATTATCGCACGCCAGAAAAATGCTGCAAACACAAATTACTATTTTAAAAAAACAAGATAATGGAACCGAATAAATTTGAAAAGGATTTCCGTGAAAAACTAAACGAACGCAAAATTGAGCCAAGCGAAAAAGCCTGGGATCGATTAGATGCCATGTTGAGTGTAACAGAACAAAAGAAACCTAAGAAAAGCAAAAAATGGCTGTATATCGCTGCAAGTTTTATCGGTTTTTTATTGATTGGTACGATATTTTTCAATCAAAATAAAAATCTTGTTGATACACCAAAAACTGTAGTTGTAGAAAAAGAAATCAAAAAAGAGTCAGTTTCAGAACCTATTTCGATTACTACAGATTCTGTGAAAACGGAAATTGCTATTTCTGAAAAAACTTCAGAAGAAAATGTAACTAAACAAGAAAAAATAAACAATCATATCTTAAATAAAACCAATAAAAATGAATCGAATCAAATAGCGGAGTCTTCAATCATCATCAAAAATAATCAATCAACAATCAATCAAACTGTAATTACAGAAACTCCTCAAAAGGAAAATGTTGACCAATTACTGCAAACTGCAGAGGATAAAGTTATAGCCCAAAGCGGCGCTAAAAAAGCAAAAGTAAAAATCAATGCCGCCGATTTGTTAAATCAGGTAGACGGCGAATTGGAACTTTCTTTTAGAGAAAAAGTAATTACTAAAGTAAATAAAAACCTG is a window of Flavobacterium crocinum DNA encoding:
- a CDS encoding RNA polymerase sigma factor — protein: MKIISLHQEETKIIKLAVENNRQAQQQIYSKFSSKMLSVCRQYIKDIQLAEDVMITAFMKVFTNLKNFEHKGSFEGWIRRIMVNECISYLRVQKKVKFAEDEFFVEESFNEIDSQFTVEQIQYLIDALPDGYKMVFNLYAIEGYKHNEIAKMLGINEGTSKSQLSHARKMLQTQITILKKQDNGTE